A genomic window from Salvia miltiorrhiza cultivar Shanhuang (shh) chromosome 5, IMPLAD_Smil_shh, whole genome shotgun sequence includes:
- the LOC131024897 gene encoding LOW QUALITY PROTEIN: uncharacterized protein LOC131024897 (The sequence of the model RefSeq protein was modified relative to this genomic sequence to represent the inferred CDS: inserted 1 base in 1 codon), whose translation MEHVSRSMDFPVRGVHMEIVPNMSNYHESQHFNVSMDQMSFLEPVSYDSEFNTVTMANNNAGHGQSTDGSVESSSIFLSNQPGLDDATMLDSITGPVERKAEMEHTLNSSVSLQTQLPSERSVNLGAGNRPLGSVQPSESQRQPGPVQHSLGSPGSQAQSASSKRKVRPESIGKSGLQRGRPPKKQTAQIDSATKSQPESSDALRSKMRESLAAALALASQKLGNVSTGKKVKTEHTATHQMLVGGQSLESNSTMGGNVPHAANEEVVPSQGSALGSTTSDLQELSCNNLSKTSNFSGAQNLHEFQFNSILPDGDVQFSDNIFVKDDLLQGNGLSWEFHVDAQMEEGKVDQNADKPPSTEVGNEVAILTPENLAFKIEAQLFKLFGGINKKYKEKGRSLLFNLKDQKNPELRERVMSGEISPERLCSMSAEELASKELSEWRIAKAEEFAQMVVLPDTEVNMRRLVKKTHKGEYQVEFEHDDGIADEVSSGSSVNVQRLPKKENGNHSASPSRTDEENVSGQGKTSENLEFSGSLVIPTDGTDLMQGMMVDEFKDAASLPPIVSLDEFMESLNSEPPFENLSEDAAQKISQAPKVSPKAVRNTQASGSHTALISPEDAPLKIPRAPKVSPKVVRNTQASGSRAALISPGDAPSRRADVGKKYQADMTLKSSGPEKKVLPSSGLEVESIWEGILQLNISSFVAVRGLFQSGEKTSAKEWSTSLEIKGRVRLDAFEKFLQELPKSRTRALMIIQFVLKDKSSESQQSTISEAVDSYTSDERLGFAEPAAGVELYICPPTPRIAELLKKHMPKEEGRESDILXENGMLGVVVWRRAHISVSPNASSYHKHTSKKQPFFPSNRLQDSSNLNNVNNPKPTRASAPMSKSALRPKPEPEEEDDDIPPGFGPVAAARAARDEDDLPEFNFSGGFNSSATRLLPSSQALRSDVNSTSPTVDHVRELIKKYGQSGVATPSRVESRGLSVEPWEDDDDDIPEWRPEALSRLPAHPVARGGSPLLVNRPPSGGLGQPARWPRPHQNMNGARWRQQ comes from the exons ATGGAGCATGTTTCCCGCTCTATGGACTTTCCAGTACGTGGGGTGCATATGGAAATAGTACCAAACATGTCAAACTATCACGAATCACAGCATTTTAATGTGTCAATGGATCAAATGAGTTTTCTGGAGCCAGTATCATATGATTCTGAGTTCAATACTGTTACGATGGCAAACAACAATGCCGGACATGGGCAATCTACAGATGGTAGTGTGGAGTCAAGCTCCATCTTTTTGTCAAATCAGCCCGGACTTGATGATGCAACTATGCTGGATAGTATCACAGGGCCAGTGGAAAGGAAGGCTGAGATGGAACACACATTAAACAGTTCTGTTTCTCTGCAGACGCAGTTGCCTAGTGAGCGCTCAGTAAATCTCGGAGCTGGTAATAGACCCCTTGGGTCTGTGCAACCATCGGAATCCCAAAGGCAACCTGGACCGGTGCAGCACAGTCTAGGTTCTCCTGGTTCACAGGCTCAATCTGCATCAAGTAAAAGAAAGGTACGTCCCGAGTCTATTGGTAAATCTGGCTTACAACGTGGACGGCCTCCGAAGAAGCAAACTGCTCAAATTGATTCAGCAACCAAGTCTCAGCCTGAGTCATCTGATGCATTAAGGTCCAAAATGAGGGAGTCTCTGGCTGCTGCACTGGCTTTGGCATCTCAAAAGCTAGGTAACGTCTCAACTGGCAAGAAAGTTAAAACAGAGCATACTGCTACACATCAGATGCTCGTGGGTGGCCAGTCTTTGGAGTCCAATTCAACGATGGGAGGTAATGTTCCTCATGCTGCTAATGAGGAAGTGGTTCCTTCCCAAGGATCAGCATTAGGTAGTACAACAAGCGATTTACAGGAGTTATCTTGTAATAATCTTTCAAAAACAAGCAACTTTAGTGGTGCACAGAACCTGCATGAATTCCAGTTTAATTCCATTTTGCCTGATGGCGACGTTCAATTCAGTGACAATATTTTTGTTAAAGATGATCTTTTGCAAGGGAATGggctgtcttgggaatttcatGTTGATGCACAGATGGAGGAGGGGAAAGTGGATCAAAATGCTGATAAGCCCCCATCTACGGAAGTTGGAAACGAGGTAGCAATTTTGACACCAGAGAACTTGGCTTTCAAAATTGAAGCTCAACTGTTCAAGCTATTTGGTGGCATAAACAAAAAGTACAAAGAGAAGGGTAGATCTCTTCTTTTCAACCTCAAAGATCAGAAGAATCCGGAACTGAGAGAAAGAGTTATGTCTGGTGAAATATCGCCTGAAAGACTATGCTCAATGTCAGCTGAAGAGCTTGCTTCCAAGGAATTATCAGAGTGGCGAATAGCCAAAGCAGAAGAATTTGCTCAAATGGTAGTTTTGCCTGATACTGAAGTTAATATGAGGCGCTTGGTCAAGAAAACTCACAAGGGCGAGTATCAAGTGGAATTTGAGCATGATGATGGCATTGCTGATGAGGTTTCTAGTGGCAGTTCTGTGAACGTACAACGTTTACCAAAAAAGGAGAATGGAAATCACTCTGCCAGTCCAAGTCGTACAGATGAAGAGAATGTCTCTGGTCAAGGAAAAACATCAGAAAACCTGGAATTTTCAG GTAGCCTGGTTATTCCTACTGATGGAACTGATTTAATGCAAGGAATGATGGTGGATGAATTCAAGGATGCGGCATCTCTACCTCCTATTGTCTCGTTGGATGAGTTTATGGAATCCCTTAATTCCGAACCTCCTTTTGAAAATTTGTCAGAAGATGCAGCGCAGAAAATCTCACAAGCTCCTAAGGTGAGCCCGAAAGCGGTTAGAAACACCCAGGCTTCTGGTTCTCATACAGCTTTAATTTCTCCTGAAGATGCTCCCTTGAAAATCCCACGAGCTCCTAAGGTGAGCCCAAAAGTGGTTAGAAACACCCAGGCTTCTGGTTCTCGTGCAGCTTTAATTTCTCCTGGAGATGCTCCCTCGAGAAGGGCTGACGTTGGCAAGAAATATCAAGCTGATATGACTTTGAAATCAAGTGGTCCAGAGAAGAAAGTTCTTCCTAGTAGTGGATTGGAGGTTGAATCTATTTGGGAGGGTATTCTTCAGTTGAATATATCATCCTTCGTTGCTGTTCGTGGTCTATTTCAGAG TGGTGAAAAGACATCCGCAAAGGAGTGGTCCACCTCTCTCGAGATCAAGGGCAGAGTTCGACTCGATGCCTTTGAGAAATTCCTCCAGGAACTCCCAAAGTCTCGAACTCGCGCACTCATG ATAATCCAGTTTGTGTTGAAGGACAAATCATCTGAGAGTCAGCAGTCCACTATTTCTGAG GCTGTCGATTCGTACACCTCAGACGAGAGGCTAGGATTCGCGGAGCCGGCGGCGGGAGTGGAGCTCTACATATGCCCTCCCACTCCAAGAATTGCAGAATTGCTAAAGAAGCACATGCCCAAGGAAGAAGGTCGTGAGAGTGACATTC TGGAAAATGGAATGTTGGGTGTTGTTGTATGGAGAAGAGCTCATATAAGTGTATCACCTAATGCATCATCGTATCACAAACACACCTCGAAAAAGCAACCATTTTTTCCTTCTAACAGGCTACAAGATTCCTCAAAtcttaataatgttaataacCCCAAGCCAACTCGGGCCTCGGCTCCCATGTCCAAAAGCGCCTTGCGTCCGAAGCCCGAACCGGAGGAGGAGGATGACGACATCCCACCCGGGTTCGGGCCCGTGGCTGCTGCACGAGCAGCGAGGGATGAGGATGATTTGCCGGAGTTCAATTTTTCCGGTGGTTTCAACTCATCTGCAACTAGGTTATTACCATCATCACAAGCTCTACGTAGTGATGTTAACTCGACTTCACCTACGGTAGACCACGTAAGAGAGCTTATTAAAAAATACGGCCAAAGTGGCGTCGCTACTCCCAGTAGAGTGGAGAGTCGAGGTCTTAGCGTCGAGCCGTGGGAGGACGATGACGATGATATTCCCGAGTGGCGGCCGGAGGCTCTGTCTCGTCTCCCCGCTCACCCGGTGGCTCGTGGTGGTAGTCCGTTGTTAGTGAACCGGCCGCCATCGGGGGGCCTTGGGCAGCCGGCTCGATGGCCGCGGCCTCATCAGAACATGAATGGTGCGAGGTGGAGGCAGCAATAG
- the LOC131024956 gene encoding uncharacterized protein LOC131024956 encodes MGLDYYEILTVERGATEEDLKKAYRKLAMRWHPDKNPNDKDEAEAMFKQISEAYEVLSDPQKRQVYDQYGEEGLKDGPAPGSAGSPDKFNPRNAEDIFAEFFGTSPFGYGDGTSMLKKPPPVESMLPCDLDELYTGSTRKMKISRQVVDPNGRLRTESEILTIEVKPGWRKGTKITFPDKGNQQMNQLPADLVFVIDEKPHDVFTRDGNDLMMSHCVTLAEAIGGTTVEFTTVDGRSISVPVACIVSPGYEHVVEGEGMPIARDPSIKGDLKIQFEVKFPAKLSPEQREALKRVLGG; translated from the exons atgggGTTGGATTATTATGAAATACTGACGGTGGAGAGGGGCGCAACAGAGGAAGATCTGAAGAAGGCCTACAGAAAACTGGCGATGAGATGGCATCCAGACAAGAATCCCAACGACAAAGACGAAGCCGAGGCCATGTTCAAGCAAATCTCTGAAGCCTAcgaa GTGTTGAGTGATCCTCAGAAGAGGCAAGTGTATGATCAGTACGGCGAAGAGGGCCTGAAAGACGGGCCAGCGCCCGGCTCAGCCGGAAGCCCGGACAAGTTCAATCCTCGAAATGCAGAGGACATATTTGCAGAGTTCTTCGGTACAAGCCCCTTTGGGTATGGTGATGGAACAAGTATGCTTAAGAAACCACCCCCTGTGGAGAGTATGTTGCCTTGTGACCTTGATGAGCTCTACACTGGATCTACTAGAAAGATGAAGATCTCCAGACAAGTTGTCGATCCAAACGG GCGTTTGAGGACTGAATCAGAGATATTGACTATTGAGGTGAAGCCAGGTTGGAGGAAAGGAACAAAGATCACATTTCCAGACAAAGGGAATCAGCAGATGAACCAGCTCCCTGCAGATCTTGTGTTTGTGATCGATGAGAAGCCTCACGACGTCTTCACACGCGATGGCAACGACTTGATGATGAGCCATTGTGTTACGCTGGCTGAGGCTATTGGAGGGACGACTGTGGAGTTCACGACAGTAGATGGCCGGAGTATCTCTGTGCCGGTGGCTTGTATTGTGAGCCCCGGGTACGAGCACGTGGTGGAGGGAGAGGGCATGCCCATTGCTAGGGATCCTAGCATCAAGGGTGATCTCAAGATTCAGTTTGAGGTCAAGTTTCCTGCAAAACTATCGCCCGAGCAACGAGAGGCCCTAAAGCGCGTTCTTGGAGGATGA
- the LOC131024971 gene encoding polyadenylate-binding protein-interacting protein 6-like: protein MKTGSSLNPYAASYVPLFKRGVVDANKEFGSAQEFNSGNEVGQFGYRPVSTFPQGQHQNVSQSHPQNAGAPQTAEYPKWKDHRSSEFVASTSQYPEKPSSFDEDSDMDLAYLQMIFPGISEESLSDVYQANRCDLDSAVDMLNQLEIQPDDSSDKLPDTLDIGDVPDSVPVLVKAPQEAKNATGGASTSASSNDMPAKS from the exons ATGAAGACAGGGTCTTCTTTAAATCCTTATGCAGCATCCTATGTGCCACTCTTTAAAAGAGGTGTTGTTGATGCAAACAAAGAGTTTGGTTCAGCTCAAGAATTTAACAGTGGGAATGAGGTTGGTCAATTTGGCTATCGGCCTGTAAGTACGTTCCCACAAGGTCAGCACCAAAATGTTTCTCAAAGTCATCCCCAAAATGCTGGTGCTCCCCAAACTGCTGAATATCCCAAATGGAAAGATCATCGCAGCAGTGAATTTGTTGCTTCAACGTCACAATACCCAGAAAAACCAAGCAGCTTTGATGAAGACTCTGACATGGACTTGGCTTACCTGCAAATGATCTTTCCTGGAATATCAGAGGAGTCTCTTTCTGATGTCTATCAAGCCAACAGATGTGATTTGGATTCTGCAGTCGACATGCTAAACCAACTTGAG ATCCAGCCTGATGATTCATCAGATAAGCTTCCCGATACACTGGACATTGGCGATGTGCCCGATTCTGTGCCTGTGCTGGTGAAAGCACCACAGGAAGCAAAGAATGCAACCGGTGGAGCTTCAACATCTGCTTCGTCCAACGACATGCCTGCTAAGAGCTAA
- the LOC131024943 gene encoding uncharacterized protein LOC131024943 isoform X1, giving the protein MVGGGNRRDEASFTVSNTNVFAALESLRKKKKSDKEKGSSKGGKGTSKAAGRQNAEAEKQVFWAPAPLTVKSWADVDDEDDDDYYATTAPPQAIWGGSGLNAPEETHKPDVVEESESEDELLDEGDDDAEDGHDQEPEVEEQPEPLVTKPAEATSAPKETERQLSKKERRKKELAELEAILADFGVNPKEKAEDEASSGNILPLFNYKFGECPRKSRLIYSMIAEIFSRYALCCSLFFQLDLVLLLYLLFFFWAWRKNRGFYCADVAKEQKEGQSNGNADKKDNPPAESKSAKKKKKKEKAAKEVKESQDSDVPNGQEETAGTEQADEDTSAVDVKERLKRVASSKKKKSNKEMDTAAKAAAVEAAARSKRLAAAKKKEKNHYNQQPIR; this is encoded by the exons ATGGTCGGAGGCGGGAATAGAAGGGATGAGGCGTCGTTTACTGTGAGCAACACCAATGTTTTTGCGGCTTTGGagagtttgaggaagaagaagaagtctgACAAAGAGAAGGGGTCCTCCAAGGGGGGCAAGGGCACCTCGAAAGCTGCTGGGAGACAGAATGCCGAAGCAGAGAAGCAGGTGTTCTGGGCTCCGGCACCTTTGACGGTGAAGTCGTGGGCGGATGTtgatgatgaggatgatgatgattaCTATGCCACCACTGCTCCTCCCCAGGCGATATGGGGTGGTTCAGGTCTGAATGCACCCGAAGAGACTCATAAACCTGATGTTGTGGAG GAAAGTGAAAGTGAGGATGAACTTCTTGATGAAGGCGACGATGATGCGGAAGATGGGCATGACCAGGAACCAGAGGTTGAAGAACAGCCTGAACCACTGGTTACAAAGCCTGCAGAAGCTACATCAGCACCTAAAGAGACAGAAAGACAGCTTTCTAAGAAGGAGAGAAGGAAAAAGGAGCTCGCTGAGCTAGAGGCAATTTTAGCTGATTTTGGAGTGAACCCCAAAGAGAAAGCTGAAGATGAGGCATCATCTGGTAACATTCTCCCTTTGTTCAATTATAAATTTGGAGAGTGTCCTAGAAAAAGCCGTTTGATTTATAGTATGATTGCAGAGATATTTTCTCGTTATGCTCTTTGCTGTTCCCTTTTCTTTCAGTTGGATCTTGTGCTATTGTTGTATTTGTTATTCTTTTTTTGGGCATGGAGAAAAAATCGGGGCTTTTATTGTGCAGATGTTGCGAAAGAGCAGAAAGAAGGACAATCTAATGGGAATGCTGATAAGAAGGATAACCCCCCTGCTGAGTCTAAAAGtgcaaagaagaagaaaaagaaggagAAGGCTGCCAAAGAGGTGAAGGAGTCTCAGGACTCGGATGTTCCTAACGGACAAGAGGAGACTGCTGGAACCGAACAGGCGGATGAAGACACTTCTGCTGTTGATGTGAAAGAGAGGCTTAAGAGGGTCGCATCTTCTAAGAAAAAGAAATCGAATAAAGAGATGGACACTGCTGCAAAAGCTGCTGCTGTGGAAGCTGCTGCTAGGAGTAAAAGACTCGCTGCTgccaagaagaaagagaagaacCATTACAACCAGCAGCCAATTCGGTAA
- the LOC131024943 gene encoding uncharacterized protein LOC131024943 isoform X2 encodes MVGGGNRRDEASFTVSNTNVFAALESLRKKKKSDKEKGSSKGGKGTSKAAGRQNAEAEKQVFWAPAPLTVKSWADVDDEDDDDYYATTAPPQAIWGGSGLNAPEETHKPDVVEESESEDELLDEGDDDAEDGHDQEPEVEEQPEPLVTKPAEATSAPKETERQLSKKERRKKELAELEAILADFGVNPKEKAEDEASSDVAKEQKEGQSNGNADKKDNPPAESKSAKKKKKKEKAAKEVKESQDSDVPNGQEETAGTEQADEDTSAVDVKERLKRVASSKKKKSNKEMDTAAKAAAVEAAARSKRLAAAKKKEKNHYNQQPIR; translated from the exons ATGGTCGGAGGCGGGAATAGAAGGGATGAGGCGTCGTTTACTGTGAGCAACACCAATGTTTTTGCGGCTTTGGagagtttgaggaagaagaagaagtctgACAAAGAGAAGGGGTCCTCCAAGGGGGGCAAGGGCACCTCGAAAGCTGCTGGGAGACAGAATGCCGAAGCAGAGAAGCAGGTGTTCTGGGCTCCGGCACCTTTGACGGTGAAGTCGTGGGCGGATGTtgatgatgaggatgatgatgattaCTATGCCACCACTGCTCCTCCCCAGGCGATATGGGGTGGTTCAGGTCTGAATGCACCCGAAGAGACTCATAAACCTGATGTTGTGGAG GAAAGTGAAAGTGAGGATGAACTTCTTGATGAAGGCGACGATGATGCGGAAGATGGGCATGACCAGGAACCAGAGGTTGAAGAACAGCCTGAACCACTGGTTACAAAGCCTGCAGAAGCTACATCAGCACCTAAAGAGACAGAAAGACAGCTTTCTAAGAAGGAGAGAAGGAAAAAGGAGCTCGCTGAGCTAGAGGCAATTTTAGCTGATTTTGGAGTGAACCCCAAAGAGAAAGCTGAAGATGAGGCATCATCTG ATGTTGCGAAAGAGCAGAAAGAAGGACAATCTAATGGGAATGCTGATAAGAAGGATAACCCCCCTGCTGAGTCTAAAAGtgcaaagaagaagaaaaagaaggagAAGGCTGCCAAAGAGGTGAAGGAGTCTCAGGACTCGGATGTTCCTAACGGACAAGAGGAGACTGCTGGAACCGAACAGGCGGATGAAGACACTTCTGCTGTTGATGTGAAAGAGAGGCTTAAGAGGGTCGCATCTTCTAAGAAAAAGAAATCGAATAAAGAGATGGACACTGCTGCAAAAGCTGCTGCTGTGGAAGCTGCTGCTAGGAGTAAAAGACTCGCTGCTgccaagaagaaagagaagaacCATTACAACCAGCAGCCAATTCGGTAA